One window from the genome of Cucumis melo cultivar AY chromosome 10, USDA_Cmelo_AY_1.0, whole genome shotgun sequence encodes:
- the LOC103488822 gene encoding 65-kDa microtubule-associated protein 5 — MESVPPTLSPSRTTCGSLLRELQIIWDEIGECDSERDKMLLQLEQECLDIYRRKVEKTRKYKADLHQQLAEAEAEIAGIASALGEGFSSFSRGRGTLKEQVVAIKLILEELRSKKREKLKEFSEVQLQIVSICSEIAGSGQSKSYVDPQIHEHNLTAKKLGELKLHLQELQNEKHLRLQKVNTNISLIHELSVVMSMDFLKTVNEVHPSLGDPKSGPSRSISNDTLARLNGVINSLKQEKQERFQKLQDLGKRLTGLWNLMDSPADERKRFDHVTCLMSSSVEEVSGKGCLALDIIEQVEFEVERLNVLKTSKMKELIFKRQTELEEIYRGVHIDIDGDAARKTLTSLIDSRNVDLSDLLSSMDDQVAEAKEQALSRKDILDKVEKWQFALQEEKWLEDYERDDNRYSAGRGAHKNLKRAEKARLLVTKLHSMVENLAAKVKAWESEKGITFSYEKVPLLRTLEEDAKLRQEREEGKRKSREQKRLQEQLASEQEALYGSKPIPKKPLGQSNTMLGTPGRRIGTPGRYGFSGSKDRRESGRVPNIIPVNYVALPKDDSASKGA, encoded by the exons ATGGAGTCTGTGCCTCCCACTCTCTCCCCTTCTCGAACCACCTGCGGTTCTCTCCTTCGCGAATTACAG ATTATATGGGATGAAATTGGGGAGTGTGATAGTGAAAGAGATAAGATGCTTCTACAACTCGAGCAAGAATGCCTCGATATTTACCGTAGGAAGGTTGAGAAAACGAGAAAGTATAAGGCCGATTTGCACCAACAGTTAGCAGAAGCAGAAGCTGAAATTGCTGGGATTGCATCTGCTCTCGGCGAAggcttttcttccttttctcga GGAAGGGGCACTCTCAAGGAGCAAGTTGTTGCTATAAAACTTATTTTGGAAGAATTGAGATCAAAGAAACGCGAAAAATTGAAGGAATTTTCAGAAGTTCAATTGCAAATTGTTTCCATATGCTCAGAAATAGCTGGCAGTGGCCAATCAAAAAGTTATGTTGATCCGCAAATTCATGAGCATAATCTAACGGCGAAGAAGCTGGGTGAACTTAAACTACACCTCCAAGAATTACAAAATGAAAAG CATTTACGTCTACAAAAGGTGAACACCAATATCAGTCTCATCCACGAGCTATCGGTGGTGATGTCAATGGATTTTCTAAAGACTGTAAATGAAGTCCACCCAAGCTTGGGTGATCCTAAAAGTGGGCCCTCCAGGAGTATTAGCAACGATACTCTTGCAAGATTGAATGGTGTAATTAATTCTCTTAAACAGGAAAAACAAGAAAGGTTTCAAAAG CTTCAAGATCTTGGAAAGAGGTTGACGGGGCTATGGAATCTCATGGACTCACCTGCTGATGAGCGAAAAAGATTTGACCATGTTACCTGTTTAATGTCATCTTCTGTTGAAGAGGTGTCTGGGAAAGGATGCCTTGCTTTAGATATTATTGAACAG GTTGAATTTGAAGTTGAGAGGTTAAATGTTCTGAAAACTAGCAAGATGAAGGAGCTAATTTTTAAAAGGCAAACAGAACTCGAGGAAATATATAGAGGGGTTCACATTGATATCGACGGTGATGCTGCTAGAAAGACTCTTACCAGTCTAATAGATTCAA GGAATGTCGATCTTTCCGATTTACTTTCTAGCATGGATGATCAGGTCGCTGAAGCTAAGGAGCAGGCTCTAAGTAGGAAGGATATATTGGACAAGGTAGAAAAATGGCAATTTGCATTGCAGGAGGAGAAGTGGCTGGAAGACTATGAAAGG GATGACAACCGTTACAGTGCGGGAAGAGGAGCTCACAAGAATTTGAAACGTGCTGAGAAAGCTAGGTTGCTCGTCACCAAATTACATT CCATGGTTGAAAATTTGGCTGCTAAAGTTAAAGCATGGGAATCAGAAAAGGGAATTACTTTCTCATATGAGAAG GTTCCCCTTCTGCGTACCTTGGAGGAGGATGCAAAGTTGCGGCAGGAGAGAGAAGAAGGGAAGCGAAAATCACGG GAGCAGAAACGGTTGCAAGAGCAACTCGCTTCAGAGCAAGAGGCACTATATGGATCAAAGCCAATACCTAAGAAACCATTGGGTCAGAGCAACACAATGTTGGGGACCCCCGGTCGCCGGATTGGAACTCCAGGCCGGTATGGTTTTTCCGGCAGCAAAGACCGAAGAGAAAGCGGGAGAGTACCTAACATAATTCCAGTCAACTATGTTGCTCTTCCAAAAGATGATTCAGCTTCCAAGGGAGCCTGA
- the LOC103488821 gene encoding 2-hydroxyisoflavanone synthase-like, which produces MSSECDGFTPFNVIGILLRLESSRNCNSEQKSRILRDFVTREVNAFLWFFLIAITAVLISKVVALFKLWSKAKLLPGPPCPSFYGHSKVISRRNLTDILYDSHKKYGSVIKLWLGPMQLLVSVKEPALLKEILVKAEDKLPLTGRAFRLAFGRSSLFASSFEKVQSRRLWLAEKLDGISFQRANVIPAKAVDCSVGRIQDLMVEESIDCNKVSQHLAFTLLGCTLFGDAFLGWSKATIYEELLMMIAKDANIWASYRVTPFWKQGFWRYQRLCMKLKCLTQDIVQQYKKHYNLFSHSHNQKLQSEIKSSGVEVAFDIPPCPIAEMCNSCFFSGPNDHVNSNEEPYGNIMGVMFHGCLTTANLIASILERLATNPEIQEKINSELNRALKDSVKDPQNNVDNMPLLLATIYESARLLPSGPLLQRCSLKQDLVLKTGITIPAGTLVVVPIKLIQMDSSSWGSDANEFSPYRFLSMACNGTDMRQRTSVAGENTGDEGDSSFVLNDPTGNVAFLPFGFGARSCVGQKIIIQGLATLFASLLSNYEIKLQSESKSKTDSKSSSNPSTAQILLNSKMAFIRRNS; this is translated from the exons ATGAGCTCCGAATGCGACGGCTTTACTCCTTTCAACGTCATCGGAATCCTTCTCCGATTGGAGTCTTCCCGGAACTGTAATTCCGAACAGAAGTCCCGGATTCTTAGAGATTTCGTTACTCGCGAAGTCAATGCGTTCCTTTGGTTCTTCCTCATCGCTATCACTGCGGTTCTGATCAGCAAAGTTGTTGCGCTTTTCAAATTGTGGTCGAAGGCGAAGCTACTCCCTGGACCTCCTTGTCCGTCTTTTTATGGTCACTCCAAGGTTATTTCGCGCCGGAATCTCACTG ATATATTATATGACTCTCATAAAAAATATGGATCAGTCATCAAGCTATGGTTGGGTCCCATGCAGCTTTTAGTGTCTGTAAAGGAGCCAGCTCTTCTCAAAGAAATTCTGGTAAAGGCCGAGGATAAATTGCCTTTGACAGGAAGGGCATTCAGATTGGCATTTGGGCGTTCAAGTCTTTTTGCTTCCTCTTTTGAGAAG GTGCAAAGCAGAAGACTATGGTTAGCAGAAAAGTTAGATGGAATATCATTTCAGAGGGCTAATGTTATTCCGGCGAAGGCTGTGGATTGTTCCGTAGGGAGAATACAAGATCTTATGGTCGAAGAAAGTATAGATTGTAATAAGGTTTCTCAACATTTGGCTTTTACATTGTTAGGGTGCACACTTTTTGGGGATGCTTTTTTGGGTTGGTCTAAGGCAACCATCTATGAAGAACTTCTGATGATGATTGCAAAAGATGCCAACATTTGGGCCTCCTACAGAGTTACTCCTTTCTGGAAACAAGGATTCTGGCGGTACCAGCGCTTGTGCATGAAGTTGAAATGCTTAACACAAGATATTGTTCAGCAATATAAAAAACATTACAACCTTTTCTCTCACTCTCATAATCAAAAACTTCAAAGTGAAATTAAAAGTTCCGGTGTGGAGGTTGCATTTGATATACCACCCTGTCCTATTGCCGAGATGTGTAATAGCTGTTTCTTTTCTGGTCCTAATGATCATGTTAATTCTAATGAAGAACCGTATGGAAATATTATGGGTGTGATGTTTCATGGATGCCTAACTACAGCAAATTTGATTGCTTCCATTTTGGAAAGGCTTGCTACAAAtcctgaaatacaagaaaag ATCAACTCGGAACTAAATAGAGCACTAAAGGACTCAGTGAAAGATCCCCAGAATAATGTTGATAACATGCCACTTCTGTTGGCAACTATATATGAATCTGCTCGTCTTCTGCCATCAGGGCCTCTGTTACAAAGATGTTCGCTTAAACAAG ATCTAGTCCTAAAGACTGGTATAACTATACCAGCTGGAACACTAGTTGTTGTACCCATAAAGTTGATACAGATGGATAGCTCAAGCTGGGGAAGTGATGCCAATGAGTTTAGTCCCTACCGTTTTCTATCAATGGCCTGTAATGGGACTGATATGCGTCAGCGAACATCAGTTGCAG GTGAAAATACTGGGGATGAAGGGGATAGCTCATTTGTTTTGAACGATCCAACCGGCAATGTTGCGTTTCTTCCCTTTGGCTTTGGTGCACGTTCATGTGTTGGTCAGAAAATTATTATCCAAGGACTCGCAACATTATTTGCCTCATTGCTCTCAAACTATGAG ATAAAGCTTCAGTCAGAATCTAAATCTAAAACAGACTCGAAGTCGTCATCAAACCCCTCTACAGCTCAAATCCTTCTCAATTCGAAGATGGCCTTCATAAGGAGGAACAGCTGA
- the LOC103488820 gene encoding cysteine proteinase inhibitor 12: MNNHSTISFSPLSSTLSLLLLLLFFSWIIVLAGNASAHFCAEQDDPLLMASTLGGVHDSQGASNSTDVDELARFAVEEHNKKENSLLEFVRVVKAKEQVVAGTLHHLTVEVVEAGKKKLYEAKVWVKSWMNFKELQEFKHAGDVPSISPSDLGAKKGDHPQGWREVPPHDPHVQDAAQHALRTIQQRSNSLVPYELLEIIHAKAEVIEDAAKFDLLLKLKRGSKEEKFKVEVHKNNEGNFLLNQMVQDHS, encoded by the exons ATGAACAACCATTCCACCATTTCGTTTTCTCCACTATCATCTACTttgtcgttgttgttgttgctgctgTTTTTCTCTTGGATCATCGTTCTTGCAGGTAACGCATCAGCTCACTTTTGCGCTGAGCAGGACGATCCACTCCTTATGGCGTCCACACTTGGAGGCGTTCACGATTCTCAGGGAGCTTCCAACTCCACCGATGTCGATGAACTCGCTCGTTTTGCCGTCGAGGAACACAACAAGAAAGAG AATTCACTTCTCGAGTTTGTGAGAGTCGTGAAGGCGAAAGAGCAGGTAGTTGCTGGTACACTACACCATCTTACTGTTGAGGTGGTTGAGGCTGGTAAAAAGAAGCTGTATGAAGCTAAGGTTTGGGTGAAGTCATGGATGAATTTTAAAGAATTGCAAGAGTTTAAGCATGCAGGCGATGTCCCCTCAATTTCTCCTTCTGATCTTGGTGCAAAAAAAG GTGATCATCCCCAGGGATGGCGTGAAGTGCCACCACATGATCCTCATGTTCAGGATGCAGCACAGCATGCTCTTCGAACGATCCAGCAGAGATCTAATTCTCTAGTCCCGTATGAACTGCTGGAGATCATTCATGCCAAAGCAGAG GTGATCGAAGATGCTGCGAAGTTTGATTTGCTCCTAAAGCTGAAGAGAGGGAGTAAAGAAGAGAAGTTCAAAGTGGAGGTCCACAAGAACAATGAAGGTAACTTCCTTCTAAATCAGATGGTGCAAGATCATTCCTAA